A DNA window from Gorilla gorilla gorilla isolate KB3781 chromosome 6, NHGRI_mGorGor1-v2.1_pri, whole genome shotgun sequence contains the following coding sequences:
- the MRPS33 gene encoding small ribosomal subunit protein mS33 → MSSLSEYAFRMSRLSARLFGEVTRPTNSKSMKVVKLFSELPLAKKKETYDWYPNHHTYAELMQTLRFLGLYRDEHQDFMDEQKRLKKLRGKEKPKKGEGKRAAKRK, encoded by the exons ATGTCCTCCCTTTCAGAATATGCCTTCCGCATGTCTCGTCTCAGTGCCCGGCTATTTGGTGAAGTCACCAGGCCTACTAATTCCAAGTCTATGAAAGTGGTGAAACTGTTTAGTGAACTGCCCTTGGCCAAGAAGAAGGAGACTTATGATTGGTATCCAAATCACCACACTTACGCTGAACTCATGCAGACGCTCCGATTTCTTGGACTCTACAG AGATGAGCATCAGgattttatggatgagcaaaaaCGACTAAAGAAGCTTCGTGGAAAGGAGAAACcaaagaaaggagaagggaaaagagcAGCAAAAAGGAAATAG